Part of the Tetragenococcus koreensis genome, TGTTAAATCCAGGACGAATTTTTGATTTGTAAAAAAGGGTTGACCTGTTATTTCGAATCAGGTATGATAATCACAATTATTAAACAAGGAGGAGAGCCATTATGCAAATATCTTACGCAAACAATGTTGTACAATCTTGGCAAAACTGGCGTAGTATGTTGTATTGATGGATCTCATTTATCCATAGATACAACGATTTAGACGAGCACTCTAAAACTTTGTATCTATGCCGGACAAAATCAATCTTATGGCCGCATAGATCAGTCATCTATGCGGTTTTTGTTTTTTAGCAATGATCGCAGGATTGTTGCTTTTTTTGTATAGTGAAAATAAGCAAGCAAAGCGATCGTAGTGCCTTTCATTTCTAGTTTTTTAAATAAAGAAAGTGAGGAATAAGGATGAAAAACAAAGGGTTGATATTAAGTGTTGGCGTCGTACTTATGATACTAGTTGGTAGTGTATTTGCTTTTGAGTTAGGAAAAAGAAATACAGGGAGTGCGCAAACAGAAGAAATGCAAACGGTAGGTATTTTACAATACGTTAGTCATCCTTCATTAGATGATATACGCCAAGGCGTGGAAGATGGCCTGGCACGGTCAGGTTACAAAGAAGGCGAGAATATTGAGATTGAATTTCAAAATGCGCAAGGAGATCAAAGTAAACTAGCAACGATGAGTCAACAATTGATCGACGGCTCCCCAGATATCTTGGTGGGAATTGCAACACCAGCTGTTCAAAGCTTGGCAAATGAAACCAGCGACATCTCTATAATGTTAGGTGCTATTGCAGATCCAGTTGGTAACGGTTTGGTTGATTCGATGGAAGAACCAGGAGGAAATATGACCGGCGTTTCTAATCAGGTGCCGATCGATCAGCAATTAGAGTTAGCTAAAAAACTTTTACCTGAAGCAAAACAAATGGGGATCCTTTACTCTTCTTCTGAAGATAATGCGAAACCACAAGTTGCAGAAGCCGAAAAAGAAGCCAAAGAACAAAACTTTACGACAGAAAAATATGCCGTACCTTCATCAAATGAAATTCAACAAACGATCCAAGCAATGGACAATGTCGATTTTATATATATTCCCAATGATAATACAATGGCCAATGCGATGTCGACGATTGTTAATGA contains:
- the trpX gene encoding tryptophan ABC transporter substrate-binding protein, whose amino-acid sequence is MKNKGLILSVGVVLMILVGSVFAFELGKRNTGSAQTEEMQTVGILQYVSHPSLDDIRQGVEDGLARSGYKEGENIEIEFQNAQGDQSKLATMSQQLIDGSPDILVGIATPAVQSLANETSDISIMLGAIADPVGNGLVDSMEEPGGNMTGVSNQVPIDQQLELAKKLLPEAKQMGILYSSSEDNAKPQVAEAEKEAKEQNFTTEKYAVPSSNEIQQTIQAMDNVDFIYIPNDNTMANAMSTIVNEADKKDIPIIPSVDIMVEEGGVATVGIDQHELGVKTGEMTADILDGADPAETPVYVYNEGETYVNREQIEKYDIDLPETIEEEAEFVDEE